One genomic window of Malaciobacter molluscorum LMG 25693 includes the following:
- a CDS encoding tRNA (cytidine(34)-2'-O)-methyltransferase — MFNIVLHEPRIPGNVGTIGRLAFALNCKLHLIKPYGFGDITEKQVRRAGLDYWYDLEVYEYENIEEFWQKNPLSNRHFFATTKTKKVYFDQEFKEGDYFYFGREDAGLPESLLTKNEKGCITIPMTNEARSLNLANSVSIVAYEALRQNFKAFK; from the coding sequence ATGTTTAATATAGTTTTACATGAACCAAGAATTCCAGGAAATGTCGGTACAATAGGAAGATTAGCTTTTGCATTAAATTGTAAGTTACATTTGATAAAACCTTATGGTTTTGGTGATATTACTGAAAAACAAGTAAGAAGAGCAGGGCTTGATTATTGGTATGATTTAGAAGTTTATGAGTATGAAAATATTGAGGAGTTTTGGCAAAAGAATCCATTAAGTAATAGACATTTTTTTGCAACAACAAAAACAAAAAAAGTTTACTTTGATCAAGAGTTTAAAGAGGGTGACTACTTCTACTTTGGAAGAGAGGATGCTGGTTTACCAGAAAGTTTACTTACTAAAAATGAAAAAGGTTGCATTACAATCCCTATGACAAATGAAGCAAGAAGCCTAAATTTAGCAAACTCTGTATCTATTGTTGCATATGAAGCATTAAGACAAAATTTTAAAGCTTTTAAATAA
- the purU gene encoding formyltetrahydrofolate deformylase, giving the protein MKEYILLIDTTDDKGLVYNISKVLFANHLNIEQNSEYVDPETKKFFMRTVITGDVKKTILLKELQEVLPLNSTIKLNEKENKDVVILATKESHVLGDLLIRYFDGDLNANIKAVIANHEHLGDLVEKFGIPFYCISAEGLNREEHEVKLIEKIQEFDPELIVLAKYMRILTPNFVKTFPKKVLNIHHSFLPAFIGANPYKQAYERGVKIIGATAHYVTDDLDEGPIIAQDVVRVDHTYSWQEMRNAGRNVEKVVLYNAFQLLLDDKVFVHKNKTVVL; this is encoded by the coding sequence ATGAAAGAGTACATACTTTTAATAGATACTACAGATGATAAAGGACTTGTTTACAATATCTCAAAAGTTCTTTTTGCAAATCACTTAAATATAGAACAAAACTCAGAATACGTTGACCCAGAAACTAAAAAATTTTTTATGAGAACTGTAATTACTGGAGATGTAAAAAAAACAATTCTTTTAAAAGAATTACAAGAGGTTTTACCTTTAAATTCTACGATAAAATTAAATGAAAAAGAAAATAAAGATGTAGTTATTTTAGCTACAAAAGAATCACATGTTTTAGGTGATTTACTTATTAGATATTTTGATGGAGACTTAAATGCAAATATAAAAGCAGTTATTGCAAATCATGAGCATTTAGGTGATTTAGTAGAAAAATTTGGAATACCTTTTTATTGTATTAGTGCAGAGGGTTTAAATAGAGAAGAACATGAAGTTAAACTTATTGAAAAGATTCAAGAGTTTGATCCTGAACTTATTGTTCTTGCAAAATATATGAGAATATTAACTCCAAATTTTGTAAAAACATTTCCTAAAAAAGTTTTAAATATTCATCACTCTTTTTTACCAGCATTTATTGGTGCAAACCCATATAAACAAGCATATGAAAGAGGAGTGAAAATTATTGGTGCAACAGCACATTATGTTACTGATGATTTAGATGAAGGTCCAATTATTGCACAAGATGTTGTAAGAGTTGATCATACTTATTCATGGCAAGAGATGAGAAATGCAGGAAGAAATGTAGAAAAAGTTGTTTTATATAATGCTTTTCAATTACTGCTTGATGATAAGGTATTTGTACATAAAAATAAAACAGTAGTTTTATGA
- a CDS encoding malic enzyme-like NAD(P)-binding protein, which translates to MSVKVTKEEALEYHRSPNPGKVAIATTTELNSQRDLSMAYSPGVAHPCEEIRREPELAYEYTAKRNLVAVISNGTAVLGLGDIGALASKPVMEGKAVLFKKFAAVDSFDIEIDAKDIDKFCEAVKAIAPTFGGINLEDIKSPECFEIERRLIEELNIPVMHDDQHGTAIITSAGLINASEMMGKKIEDMKVVVVGAGASATACSTMYKELGVKNLIMCDSKGVIHKGRKDLNKYKKDFMIDEALTMEEAFTDADMVLGLSRPGTFTKEHIALMSEEPIIFALANPTPEIFPEDVREVKPKAIVGTGRSDFPNQVNNVLGFPFIFRGALDVQTRKINMTMKMAAARAIADLAKQPLTPELKESFGDLSYGREYIIPIPFDKRLMVEVSSAVANAAVETGVARIKDFDLEAYRQKLATMV; encoded by the coding sequence ATGAGCGTTAAAGTTACTAAAGAAGAAGCTTTAGAATATCACAGAAGTCCAAATCCAGGAAAAGTTGCAATTGCAACAACTACTGAATTAAATTCACAAAGAGACTTATCTATGGCTTATTCACCAGGTGTTGCGCACCCTTGTGAAGAGATACGAAGAGAGCCAGAATTAGCATATGAATATACTGCAAAAAGAAATCTAGTAGCAGTTATTTCAAATGGTACAGCTGTATTAGGCCTAGGAGATATTGGTGCATTAGCATCTAAACCAGTAATGGAAGGTAAAGCTGTATTATTTAAAAAATTCGCAGCTGTTGATTCTTTTGATATTGAAATTGATGCAAAAGATATTGATAAGTTTTGTGAAGCTGTAAAAGCAATCGCACCTACATTTGGTGGAATTAATTTAGAGGATATTAAATCACCTGAATGTTTTGAAATTGAGAGAAGATTAATTGAGGAATTAAACATCCCAGTTATGCATGATGATCAACATGGAACTGCAATTATTACAAGTGCAGGTCTTATAAATGCAAGTGAAATGATGGGGAAAAAGATTGAAGATATGAAAGTTGTAGTTGTAGGTGCTGGTGCTTCCGCCACTGCTTGTTCTACAATGTATAAAGAACTTGGAGTTAAAAACTTAATTATGTGTGATTCTAAAGGAGTTATTCATAAAGGTAGAAAAGATTTAAATAAATATAAAAAAGATTTTATGATTGATGAAGCTTTAACTATGGAAGAAGCTTTTACTGATGCTGACATGGTTCTTGGACTTTCAAGACCTGGTACATTCACAAAAGAGCATATAGCACTTATGAGTGAAGAGCCTATTATTTTTGCATTAGCAAATCCAACTCCTGAAATCTTTCCTGAAGATGTAAGAGAAGTTAAACCTAAAGCGATAGTAGGTACAGGAAGAAGTGACTTCCCTAATCAAGTAAATAATGTTCTTGGTTTCCCTTTTATTTTTAGAGGTGCATTAGATGTACAAACTAGAAAAATTAATATGACTATGAAAATGGCAGCAGCTAGAGCAATTGCTGATTTAGCAAAACAGCCTTTAACTCCTGAATTAAAAGAATCTTTTGGTGATTTATCTTATGGAAGAGAATATATTATTCCAATTCCTTTTGATAAAAGACTTATGGTTGAAGTATCATCAGCCGTAGCAAATGCAGCAGTAGAAACTGGTGTTGCAAGAATTAAAGATTTTGATTTAGAAGCATATAGACAAAAATTAGCAACAATGGTATAA